From a region of the Corythoichthys intestinalis isolate RoL2023-P3 chromosome 7, ASM3026506v1, whole genome shotgun sequence genome:
- the nipa2 gene encoding magnesium transporter NIPA2, translated as MALERGKYDFYIGLALAVSSSVFIGGSFILKKKGLLRLARKGSMRAGQGGHAYLKEWLWWAGLLSMGAGEAANFAAYAFAPATLVTPLGALSVLVSAVLSSYFLTERLNLHGKLGCLLSVLGSTTMVIHAPKEEEISSLESMAEKLVDPGFFVFAALVVTVVLTLILAVAPRHGHTNILVYISICSLIGSLSVSCVKGLGIAIKEALGGVNVARVPLFWLLLLGLVSCVGTQINFLNKALDIFNTSLVTPIYYVFFTTSVLTCSAALFKEWRRMDAADVIGTLAGFLTIVVGIFLLHAFKDVSVSLAQLVATVRKEQRNGGATAYPEANGTYQLLRNGGDADEERDMPFDAVSRRNGNLAS; from the exons ATGGCTCTGGAACGGGGCAAGTACGACTTCTACATCGGCCTAGCTTTGGCCGTCAGCTCCAGCGTCTTTATCGGAGGCAGCTTCATCCTCAAGAAGAAGGGGCTGCTGCGTTTGGCTAGGAAGGGATCCATGCGAGCGG GCCAGGGCGGTCATGCGTATCTGAAGGAGTGGCTTTGGTGGGCTGGTTTACTCTCAA TGGGTGCGGGTGAGGCCGCCAACTTTGCAGCGTACGCCTTCGCCCCTGCTACTTTGGTCACCCCACTGGGCGCCCTCAGCGTACTAGTCAG CGCGGTGCTGTCGTCGTACTTTCTgaccgagcgtttgaaccttcaCGGCAAGCTGGGATGTCTGCTGAGCGTGCTGGGTTCTACCACTATGGTCATCCACGCCCCCAAGGAGGAGGAAATAAGCAGCCTGGAGAGCATGGCGGAGAAACTGGTTGACCCAG GCTTCTTCGTCTTCGCCGCGTTGGTGGTGACCGTAGTCCTGACGTTGATCCTAGCGGTGGCGCCTCGCCACGGCCACACCAACATCCTGGTCTACATCAGCATCTGCTCGCTCATCGGCTCTCTGTCGGTGTCGTGCGTCAAAGGCTTGGGCATCGCCATCAAGGAGGCGCTGGGCGGCGTCAACGTAGCGCGCGTCCCTCTTTTCTGGCTCCTCCTTTTAGGCTTGGTGTCTTGCGTGGGGACGCAGATCAACTTCCTCAACAAGGCCTTGGACATTTTCAACACCTCGCTGGTGACGCCCATCTACTACGTCTTCTTCACCACGTCGGTGCTCACCTGCTCGGCGGCGCTCTTCAAGGAGTGGCGGCGCATGGACGCGGCTGACGTCATCGGCACTCTGGCCGGTTTCCTCACCATAGTGGTGGGTATATTCCTCTTGCACGCATTCAAGGACGTCAGCGTCAGTTTGGCCCAGCTCGTCGCCACCGTGCGGAAGGAGCAGAGAAACGGCGGCGCCACCGCATACCCCGAAGCTAACGGGACGTACCAACTCCTGCGGAACGGCGGGGACGCAGACGAAGAGCGCGACATGCCGTTCGACGCGGTTTCTAGGCGAAACGGGAACTTGGCATCGTAG